In Wolinella succinogenes DSM 1740, a single genomic region encodes these proteins:
- the upp gene encoding uracil phosphoribosyltransferase — translation MAVIEVKHPLIEHKITNIRDVNTDTKSFKENLAEISSLILYEATKQLELQEVEVETPLTKTKAYRLSDSSLAVVPILRAGLGMVDGVMSLIPNARIGHIGVYRDEETLEPKHYYCKLPEDIAKRSVFLVDPMLATGGSAIYAIDYLKSQGVPKVTFLCILAAPEGIKAVTTAHPDVDIFIAKIDERLTEHGYIFPGLGDAGDRVFGTK, via the coding sequence ATGGCTGTTATCGAAGTCAAACATCCGCTCATTGAGCATAAAATCACCAATATTCGCGATGTCAACACGGACACCAAGAGCTTTAAAGAGAATCTCGCGGAGATCTCCTCTCTGATTCTCTATGAGGCGACCAAGCAATTGGAACTTCAAGAGGTGGAGGTGGAGACCCCTTTGACCAAAACCAAAGCCTACCGCTTAAGCGATAGCTCGCTTGCGGTTGTGCCCATCTTGAGGGCAGGACTTGGGATGGTGGATGGCGTCATGAGTCTCATCCCCAATGCTCGAATCGGCCACATTGGAGTCTATCGCGACGAAGAGACGCTAGAGCCCAAACACTACTACTGCAAACTTCCCGAGGATATCGCTAAACGAAGCGTCTTTTTGGTCGATCCAATGCTCGCCACGGGTGGCTCAGCCATCTATGCCATCGATTATCTCAAAAGCCAAGGCGTCCCCAAAGTGACCTTCCTCTGCATCCTCGCTGCTCCTGAAGGAATCAAGGCCGTCACCACCGCGCATCCTGATGTGGATATATTTATCGCTAAAATTGATGAGCGCCTCACCGAACATGGCTATATCTTCCCTGGTTTGGGCGATGCAGGCGATAGAGTTTTTGGAACCAAGTAA